From Streptomyces qinzhouensis, one genomic window encodes:
- a CDS encoding class I SAM-dependent methyltransferase, with the protein MSAPGPRVRAAAGTPGAPRTADRRTPPKDPSFRRSLALFRAFMREQDDPETCYSLLARDAADQVEAYGGPIDGRTVVDIGGGGGYFTEEFRRRGAHGFLFEPDVRELGPAPPEGAVVADGYMLPLADGSADVCFSSNVLEHVDDPQTFLSEMIRVTRPGGLIYVSFTNWLSPWGGHEWAPWHYLGAARARARYERRTGRPAKHTLGENLFAVHIGPTLRQVRARTDVTVVSARSRYWPFLAGAVTRVPGLREFATWNLLLILRRCP; encoded by the coding sequence ATGTCAGCCCCTGGTCCAAGAGTCCGCGCCGCCGCGGGCACCCCCGGTGCCCCGCGGACGGCCGACCGCCGCACACCACCGAAAGACCCCTCCTTCCGACGGTCGCTGGCCCTGTTCCGCGCCTTCATGCGGGAGCAGGACGACCCCGAGACCTGCTATTCGCTGCTGGCGCGGGACGCCGCCGATCAGGTCGAGGCCTACGGCGGGCCGATCGACGGGCGGACCGTCGTCGACATCGGCGGCGGGGGCGGGTACTTCACCGAGGAGTTCCGCCGGCGCGGCGCGCACGGTTTCCTCTTCGAGCCGGATGTACGGGAGCTGGGGCCGGCGCCCCCCGAGGGGGCGGTCGTCGCGGACGGCTATATGCTGCCGCTCGCGGACGGATCGGCCGATGTGTGCTTCTCCTCCAACGTCCTTGAACATGTGGACGATCCACAGACCTTTCTCAGTGAGATGATCCGCGTGACCCGCCCCGGCGGGCTGATCTACGTCTCGTTCACCAACTGGCTGTCCCCCTGGGGCGGTCATGAATGGGCGCCCTGGCACTATCTGGGCGCGGCGAGGGCCCGGGCCCGCTATGAGCGGCGCACCGGCCGCCCCGCCAAGCACACCCTCGGCGAGAACCTCTTCGCCGTGCACATCGGTCCCACCCTGCGCCAGGTACGGGCCAGGACCGACGTCACGGTGGTCTCCGCCCGCTCCCGCTACTGGCCGTTCCTGGCCGGGGCGGTGACCCGGGTGCCGGGCCTGCGTGAGTTCGCTACCTGGAATCTCCTCCTCATTCTTCGGCGGTGTCCATGA
- a CDS encoding DUF3068 domain-containing protein, with translation MRRTTSPVSLVLLGIGTFLLVLAAMLAWYVEPRAQRTPIDTDVTTVFTGQGSYFDAQKVKTIEDANLTITRKVRGDVADSEESGRAIWDVSTSVDTDSTLPASDPHDSFLWTVERWVTDRKTNAPVHCCGETPRFEGEAYLKFPFNVENRSYRWWDSTLGATVELVKSKGTKKVQGHAGYRFTGKVDAVKTGTRQVPGVLLGQPERGQILAEEWYSNHGIELIVDQKTGRILFAAIGPRKTLRAPGAESAENEVVLLNSERIAFTEETQKKQVELAKADNRKLRLVGVTAPAGAGGLGLGLAVAGSVMVFRRRPEDTEAVPASVEVPESVSR, from the coding sequence ATGCGACGTACCACCTCACCCGTTTCGCTTGTTCTGCTGGGCATCGGCACCTTTCTGCTGGTGCTGGCCGCGATGCTCGCCTGGTATGTCGAGCCGCGCGCGCAGCGCACCCCGATCGACACCGATGTGACAACTGTTTTCACTGGTCAGGGGAGCTATTTCGACGCTCAGAAGGTGAAGACCATCGAGGACGCGAACCTCACCATCACCCGGAAGGTCCGCGGAGATGTGGCCGACAGTGAGGAGAGCGGCCGGGCCATCTGGGACGTCTCGACGAGCGTCGACACCGACTCCACGCTGCCCGCGTCCGACCCCCACGACTCGTTCCTGTGGACCGTGGAACGCTGGGTAACCGACCGGAAGACCAACGCCCCGGTGCACTGCTGCGGGGAGACCCCACGATTCGAGGGCGAGGCGTATCTGAAGTTCCCGTTCAACGTGGAGAACCGTTCGTACCGCTGGTGGGACAGCACGCTGGGCGCCACCGTGGAGCTCGTCAAGTCCAAGGGCACGAAGAAGGTCCAGGGCCATGCGGGCTACCGGTTCACCGGCAAGGTCGACGCGGTGAAGACCGGTACCCGGCAGGTGCCGGGGGTGCTCCTCGGTCAGCCGGAGCGCGGCCAGATCCTCGCCGAGGAGTGGTACTCCAACCACGGCATCGAGCTGATCGTGGACCAGAAGACCGGTCGGATCCTGTTCGCGGCGATCGGGCCGCGGAAGACGCTGCGGGCACCCGGCGCGGAATCCGCCGAGAACGAGGTGGTGCTGCTCAACAGCGAGCGGATCGCGTTCACCGAGGAGACGCAGAAGAAGCAGGTCGAGCTGGCGAAGGCCGACAACCGCAAGCTGCGGCTGGTGGGGGTGACGGCGCCCGCGGGGGCCGGCGGGCTGGGGCTGGGGCTGGCCGTGGCGGGTTCGGTCATGGTGTTCCGGAGGCGTCCTGAGGACACCGAGGCGGTCCCGGCTTCGGTGGAGGTGCCGGAATCCGTCAGCCGGTGA
- a CDS encoding helix-turn-helix domain-containing protein, with protein sequence MPPLGSRSAWHDVPRSQVRRFAALAIAEAPTLAEEILREIRREYPHVPVILDDSGEPKSLIGIRRAIEVFVLHLETTEDRPRVHPEVFQDFGRGEGLGGRSLDSLQAIYRLGVRLTWRRLAEIGQRVDIPPPAMYELVDAGYEYLDGLVDQSVRGYAEAAARQAGERLRLQRELMELLLAEHSTRPAAGPHEIAAALAERAARIGWALPAKVAAGVLLRPARQAVAPAVGQGVLLDMEAEQPRMVVPDPDAAGRPELLRRAMTGWAGAIGPPVPLVDAAKSLRWAEAAVRLMERGLLPAGEVLHCTEHTEALVLLQPEELIDDLARRTLAPLAHCGRTHARRLAETLLAWLETRGGAPEVAGRLGVHPQTVRYRLRQIRELWGDEIDDPDRRFELELVLRAQRLRGDLGRFTP encoded by the coding sequence GTGCCACCACTCGGCTCCCGGTCGGCCTGGCACGACGTACCGCGCAGCCAGGTGCGCCGATTCGCGGCACTCGCCATAGCCGAGGCCCCGACCCTGGCCGAGGAGATCCTGCGGGAGATCCGCCGGGAGTACCCGCACGTCCCGGTCATCCTCGACGACTCCGGCGAACCCAAGTCCCTCATCGGTATCCGGCGCGCCATCGAGGTCTTCGTACTGCATCTGGAGACGACCGAGGACCGGCCCCGCGTCCACCCCGAAGTCTTCCAGGACTTCGGCCGCGGCGAGGGACTCGGCGGCCGCAGCCTCGACTCCCTCCAGGCCATCTACCGCCTCGGCGTCCGCCTCACCTGGCGACGCCTCGCCGAGATCGGCCAGCGCGTCGACATCCCGCCACCGGCCATGTACGAACTGGTCGACGCGGGTTACGAATACCTCGACGGCCTCGTCGACCAGTCGGTACGCGGCTATGCCGAGGCCGCCGCCCGGCAGGCCGGTGAACGCCTCCGGCTCCAGCGCGAGCTCATGGAGCTCCTCCTCGCCGAGCACAGCACCCGCCCCGCCGCCGGCCCGCACGAGATCGCCGCCGCCCTGGCGGAACGCGCCGCCCGGATCGGCTGGGCACTGCCCGCGAAGGTCGCCGCCGGGGTGCTGCTGCGCCCGGCCCGCCAGGCCGTCGCCCCCGCCGTCGGCCAGGGCGTCCTGCTGGACATGGAGGCCGAACAGCCCCGTATGGTCGTGCCCGACCCGGACGCGGCGGGCCGCCCCGAACTGCTGCGGCGCGCCATGACCGGCTGGGCCGGCGCGATCGGGCCACCGGTGCCGCTGGTCGATGCCGCGAAGTCGCTGCGCTGGGCCGAGGCCGCCGTACGCCTCATGGAACGCGGACTGCTTCCGGCGGGGGAGGTGCTGCACTGCACCGAACACACCGAGGCCCTGGTACTCCTCCAGCCCGAGGAGCTGATCGACGATCTGGCCCGCCGCACCCTCGCACCGCTCGCCCACTGCGGCCGGACCCATGCCCGCCGCCTCGCCGAAACCCTGCTCGCCTGGCTGGAGACCCGGGGCGGCGCCCCCGAGGTCGCGGGCCGCCTAGGGGTCCACCCCCAGACCGTCCGCTACCGGCTCCGCCAGATCCGGGAGCTGTGGGGCGACGAGATCGACGACCCCGACCGCCGCTTCGAACTCGAACTGGTCCTCCGCGCCCAGCGACTGCGCGGAGACCTGGGCCGCTTCACGCCCTGA
- a CDS encoding acyl-CoA dehydrogenase family protein, with translation MAGSSVPRSDTELVTRVRELRPLIRSHAARAEQQGRVASEVIEALTGAGVYRMNVPRRYGGYQTPLRTQIDALSEISAACGSAGYLALIQAGSSFIAALFPDEAQDEIFTGPDVRIGGTLIPSSKAVPVDGGYTVSGKSPFATGCRDADWHLLTALADTGEGPPEMLWLAIPMTDLEVLDDWNVSGLAGSGSNSVVARNVHVPAHRVLPVQPLLADVFPSERNRADPFFRMPVLLLFCAWTAASALGLGRAALAEFGERIHQRGITYTYYEHQHEAPVTHLQFAEASMKVSAAGLLAAELVRLIESRTAGGEPYPTEERARIRAQCGYLARLCKEAADLIGSASGASSLHREVPIQRIVRDLNALNLHSYVNPAANLELYGRVLSGLDPGTPFL, from the coding sequence GTGGCCGGTTCGTCAGTACCTCGTTCGGACACCGAGCTCGTCACCCGCGTACGCGAGCTCCGGCCGCTCATCCGCTCGCACGCCGCGCGGGCGGAGCAGCAGGGCCGGGTGGCGAGTGAGGTCATCGAGGCACTCACGGGCGCCGGGGTCTACCGTATGAACGTCCCCCGCCGCTACGGGGGTTACCAGACTCCGTTACGGACCCAGATCGACGCGCTGAGCGAGATCTCCGCCGCCTGCGGATCGGCCGGGTATCTGGCGCTCATCCAGGCCGGGTCCTCGTTCATCGCGGCCCTGTTCCCCGACGAGGCTCAGGACGAGATCTTCACCGGTCCCGATGTACGGATCGGTGGCACGCTCATCCCGAGCTCGAAAGCCGTTCCGGTGGACGGCGGTTACACGGTGAGCGGCAAGTCTCCCTTCGCGACCGGCTGCCGGGACGCCGACTGGCATCTGCTGACCGCGCTGGCCGATACCGGGGAAGGCCCGCCGGAGATGCTGTGGCTGGCGATCCCCATGACCGATCTCGAAGTACTGGACGACTGGAACGTCTCAGGTCTGGCCGGGAGCGGCAGCAACAGTGTCGTCGCCCGGAACGTCCATGTGCCCGCCCATCGCGTCCTGCCGGTGCAGCCGTTGCTGGCGGATGTGTTTCCGTCCGAGCGGAACCGCGCCGACCCCTTCTTCCGGATGCCGGTGCTGCTGCTGTTCTGCGCCTGGACGGCCGCGAGCGCCCTCGGTCTGGGCCGGGCGGCTCTGGCGGAGTTCGGTGAACGCATCCATCAGCGGGGTATCACCTACACCTACTACGAGCATCAGCACGAGGCCCCGGTGACGCATCTCCAGTTCGCCGAGGCCTCGATGAAGGTCTCCGCCGCGGGACTGCTCGCCGCCGAACTGGTGCGGCTGATCGAATCCAGGACGGCCGGCGGAGAGCCGTACCCGACGGAGGAGCGGGCCCGGATCAGGGCGCAGTGCGGGTATCTGGCGCGTCTGTGCAAGGAGGCCGCCGACCTGATCGGATCCGCTTCGGGTGCCTCGTCCCTGCACCGGGAGGTGCCGATTCAGCGGATCGTACGGGATCTGAACGCCCTGAACCTGCACTCGTACGTCAACCCCGCCGCCAACCTGGAGCTGTACGGCAGGGTGCTTTCGGGGCTCGACCCCGGCACACCCTTCCTCTAG
- a CDS encoding class I SAM-dependent methyltransferase has protein sequence MSTYILPQEPDRERERQRLALNQSYLDPHTIRCLDAIGVAPGWRCLDAGAGGGSISRVLADRVGATGSVLALDLDTTLLGEHPNLTVRRHDLRADPLPESAFDLVHTRLLLTHLAEREEVLSRLVGAVRPGGTLVVGDFTYATVRRNRPDTRFERVTEAYAAVSRRAGGDPAIGPALPGMLERHGITGVRAEASRGYHPGGSLMAELIGMTFDRIREQILALGIGETDLAHAHRVLRDPSAGFYGHELWTAWGTRPAGPGPDPG, from the coding sequence ATGAGCACCTACATCCTCCCCCAGGAACCCGACCGGGAGCGGGAGCGGCAGCGGCTCGCCCTCAACCAGTCCTATCTGGACCCCCACACGATCCGCTGTCTGGACGCGATCGGGGTGGCCCCCGGCTGGCGCTGTCTGGACGCCGGGGCCGGCGGCGGCTCGATCAGCCGTGTCCTCGCCGACCGGGTCGGCGCCACCGGCTCCGTACTCGCCCTCGATCTCGACACCACCCTGCTCGGCGAACACCCCAACCTGACGGTGCGCCGACACGATCTACGGGCCGACCCGCTGCCCGAGTCCGCGTTCGATCTGGTGCATACCCGGCTCCTGCTGACCCATCTGGCCGAGCGCGAGGAGGTGCTCTCCCGGCTGGTCGGGGCGGTCCGCCCCGGCGGCACACTGGTCGTCGGCGACTTCACCTACGCCACGGTGCGCAGGAACCGGCCGGACACCCGGTTCGAACGGGTCACCGAGGCATACGCCGCGGTGTCCCGCCGGGCCGGAGGCGATCCCGCGATCGGCCCGGCCCTCCCCGGCATGCTGGAGCGACACGGCATCACCGGAGTACGGGCCGAGGCCTCCCGCGGCTACCACCCGGGCGGGAGCCTCATGGCGGAACTGATCGGGATGACGTTCGACCGCATACGCGAACAGATACTCGCCCTCGGTATCGGCGAAACCGATCTGGCCCATGCCCATCGGGTACTGCGAGATCCCTCGGCGGGCTTCTACGGCCATGAGCTCTGGACCGCATGGGGCACCAGACCCGCAGGCCCGGGCCCGGACCCGGGGTGA
- a CDS encoding acyl-CoA dehydrogenase gives MLEPSVLNPQSYDPAEFDETTRRLLRASIEWFEKRGKQALVESYGTWFAEFLAFAGEQGIFAHCLVPADAAQGAGRWDTARNAAFNEVLAFYGINGWYTWHVTMLGLAPVWQSRNETARRRTVELLRQGHSAAFALSEKEHGADIYATDLILTPTGNGHFSANGSKHYIGNGNVAGIVTVFGRRADIEGPDGYVFFLADSRHPSYTAVRNIANTHLFVGEIGFDGYPVGPADILHTGRPALDVALNTVNIGKFNLGTAGIGACEHAFHESLNHAHRRMLYGRRVTDLPHIRSIFGDAYLRLIAMKMFTNRVVDYVKSAHADDRRYILFTALSKTKVTTEAEKVVALLWDVIAAKGFEAGTHFNWVARDLPGLPRLEGTVHVNTALILKFLHNHLLAEPVPYDPVPSRTDASDDRFLFEQGPTGGLGKVRFHDWRPAFDRFADVPNVARFREQVEGFRELLLDCGPTPRQREDLDLMLPVGQLFMLVVYGQLILEHTERADRSGPDRDLLDEIFALLIRDFAGALTELHGKPGATDEQRARALSCLRVPAHDADRTARTWRSIEAIACTYEMQP, from the coding sequence GTGCTGGAGCCTTCCGTCCTGAACCCGCAGTCGTACGATCCCGCCGAGTTCGACGAGACGACTCGTCGCTTATTACGCGCCTCCATCGAGTGGTTCGAGAAACGGGGGAAACAAGCACTGGTCGAGAGTTACGGCACCTGGTTCGCCGAGTTCCTCGCCTTCGCCGGAGAGCAGGGGATCTTCGCGCACTGTCTCGTCCCCGCCGACGCGGCTCAGGGTGCGGGCCGCTGGGACACCGCACGCAATGCGGCGTTCAACGAGGTCCTCGCCTTCTACGGCATCAACGGCTGGTACACCTGGCATGTCACCATGCTCGGTCTCGCCCCGGTCTGGCAGAGCCGCAACGAGACGGCCCGCCGGCGCACGGTCGAACTCCTCCGGCAGGGGCACTCGGCGGCGTTCGCTCTGTCGGAGAAGGAGCACGGGGCCGATATCTACGCGACGGACCTGATCCTCACCCCGACGGGTAACGGTCACTTCTCGGCCAATGGTTCGAAGCACTACATCGGCAACGGCAACGTGGCGGGCATCGTCACCGTCTTCGGCCGGCGTGCCGACATCGAGGGTCCGGACGGCTATGTGTTCTTCCTCGCCGACAGCCGCCACCCGAGCTACACAGCCGTCCGCAACATCGCCAACACCCACCTGTTCGTGGGAGAGATCGGGTTCGACGGGTACCCCGTGGGCCCGGCGGACATTCTGCACACCGGCAGGCCGGCCCTCGATGTCGCGCTCAACACCGTGAACATCGGCAAGTTCAATCTCGGAACGGCCGGGATCGGCGCGTGCGAGCACGCCTTCCACGAGTCGCTCAACCATGCGCACCGGCGGATGCTCTACGGGCGGCGGGTCACGGACCTACCGCATATCCGCAGCATCTTCGGCGATGCCTATCTGCGGCTCATCGCCATGAAGATGTTCACCAACCGTGTGGTCGACTATGTGAAGTCGGCACACGCGGACGACCGGCGGTACATCCTCTTCACCGCCCTGTCGAAGACGAAGGTGACCACGGAGGCGGAGAAGGTGGTCGCCCTGCTCTGGGACGTCATCGCGGCGAAGGGGTTCGAGGCGGGAACCCACTTCAACTGGGTGGCACGGGACCTCCCAGGGCTGCCGCGGCTCGAAGGGACGGTTCACGTCAACACCGCGCTCATACTGAAGTTCCTGCACAACCATCTGCTGGCCGAACCCGTGCCGTACGATCCGGTGCCGTCCCGTACCGACGCGTCCGACGACCGGTTCCTGTTCGAGCAGGGGCCCACCGGCGGCCTGGGCAAGGTCCGGTTCCACGACTGGCGTCCCGCTTTCGACCGCTTCGCGGACGTGCCCAACGTGGCCCGGTTCCGGGAACAGGTCGAGGGCTTCCGCGAACTCCTGCTCGACTGCGGGCCGACTCCCCGGCAACGCGAGGACCTCGACCTGATGCTCCCCGTCGGGCAGCTGTTCATGCTGGTCGTCTACGGTCAGCTGATTCTGGAACACACTGAGCGGGCCGACCGCTCCGGGCCCGACCGGGATCTGCTCGACGAGATCTTCGCCCTGCTGATCAGGGACTTCGCCGGTGCGCTCACCGAGCTCCACGGCAAACCCGGCGCCACCGACGAGCAACGGGCCCGCGCCCTGTCCTGTCTCCGTGTCCCCGCGCACGATGCCGACCGGACCGCCCGGACCTGGCGGAGCATCGAAGCGATCGCCTGCACCTACGAGATGCAGCCCTGA
- a CDS encoding DJ-1/PfpI family protein: MSEKQEHSRRGVLRTAAGVTLGAGIATGASTAPAAADGGGSRPPGQRNVPREVAILLYEGFTALDAVGPYEALCRVPGVRVTTVAVKAGPVRTDTGELGIVAAKTLRQVPRADVLVIPGGGERGTTESMADVRILEWIRRVHRHSTWTTSVCTGSLILGAAGLLRGLPATTYWASRPYLKEVGAIYTPGRFVEAGKIITAAGVSAGIDMGLHLAARLSDQRVGRAMELAMEYDPEPPFGTGSPEKADAETQALALKLLADSAT, translated from the coding sequence ATGAGTGAGAAGCAGGAACACAGCCGCCGCGGGGTGTTGCGGACAGCCGCTGGGGTGACGCTGGGCGCCGGAATCGCCACCGGTGCTTCGACGGCTCCGGCAGCGGCGGACGGCGGCGGGAGCCGGCCACCCGGGCAGCGGAACGTGCCGAGGGAGGTGGCGATACTGCTGTACGAGGGGTTCACGGCGCTGGACGCGGTGGGGCCGTACGAAGCACTCTGCCGGGTACCCGGCGTACGGGTGACCACGGTGGCCGTCAAAGCCGGTCCGGTCCGGACGGACACCGGTGAACTGGGGATCGTCGCGGCGAAAACCCTGCGCCAGGTCCCTCGGGCCGATGTGCTGGTGATACCGGGCGGCGGCGAACGCGGCACGACGGAGAGTATGGCGGACGTCCGGATTCTCGAGTGGATCCGCCGGGTCCACCGGCACAGCACCTGGACCACCTCGGTCTGTACCGGTTCGCTGATCCTCGGTGCCGCCGGACTGCTGCGCGGGCTGCCCGCCACCACGTACTGGGCCTCCCGCCCCTATCTGAAGGAGGTCGGGGCGATCTACACGCCGGGGCGTTTCGTCGAGGCCGGCAAGATCATCACGGCGGCCGGGGTGTCCGCCGGGATCGATATGGGGCTGCATCTCGCCGCCCGGCTCTCGGACCAACGGGTCGGCCGGGCGATGGAGCTGGCGATGGAGTACGACCCCGAACCGCCGTTCGGCACCGGCAGCCCGGAGAAGGCGGACGCGGAGACGCAGGCGCTGGCACTGAAACTGCTCGCCGACTCGGCGACCTGA
- a CDS encoding methyltransferase domain-containing protein, giving the protein MGAAGKGTSAVKSGVKRLLGRTGFDIVRSTNNRGGVDDFIPFEATMRAARSAGLPVGDYIDEVMNGTPGATQSTIDELRALGVFAAGPKTVLEIGPGSGRFLEKTLKECSPGRYEIYETAAPWADYLVDAFGVVAQPTAGCSLAPTPDNSVDLVQAHKVFNTVTFLSASRYFFEMARVTRPGGRIVFDVMTETCLDPATVRTWATEGGPGHDSYPAAMPRGTCVDLFATLGCSLEAGFLAPMGVASTEVLVFAKDA; this is encoded by the coding sequence ATGGGGGCAGCGGGCAAGGGAACGTCAGCAGTGAAGTCAGGGGTCAAGCGGCTCCTGGGACGTACCGGATTCGACATCGTTCGCAGCACGAACAACCGAGGTGGCGTCGACGACTTCATCCCTTTCGAGGCGACCATGCGGGCCGCACGGTCGGCCGGTCTGCCGGTCGGTGACTACATCGACGAGGTCATGAACGGGACGCCCGGTGCCACCCAGTCCACGATTGACGAGTTACGCGCTCTCGGTGTCTTCGCCGCCGGTCCGAAGACGGTGCTGGAGATCGGTCCGGGGTCCGGACGGTTCCTGGAGAAGACCCTGAAGGAGTGCTCCCCGGGCCGCTACGAGATCTACGAGACGGCAGCACCCTGGGCCGACTACCTGGTGGACGCATTCGGCGTGGTCGCCCAACCGACCGCGGGATGCAGTCTCGCCCCGACGCCCGACAACAGCGTCGACCTCGTCCAGGCCCACAAGGTCTTCAACACCGTGACCTTCCTCAGCGCCTCCCGCTACTTCTTCGAGATGGCCCGTGTCACACGGCCCGGTGGCCGGATCGTCTTCGACGTCATGACGGAGACCTGCCTGGACCCGGCAACGGTACGCACCTGGGCGACGGAGGGCGGCCCGGGGCACGACTCGTACCCGGCCGCCATGCCTCGCGGGACGTGCGTGGACCTCTTCGCGACCCTCGGCTGCAGTCTGGAGGCCGGTTTCCTGGCGCCCATGGGCGTCGCCTCCACGGAGGTGCTCGTCTTCGCCAAGGACGCCTGA
- a CDS encoding Lrp/AsnC family transcriptional regulator, translated as MDSGDLDELDQLLLRALQLDGRAHFSSVARDLGVSERTVTRRYQRLCAQGLRIVGQPVASRLGLTRWLLRLHCTPDAAGTIAEALARRPDTYWVTLASGGTELYCALDIRTSDQRNAPLLRKLPRTAQVLSMSAHCMLHIFAGATSTWHATRFQPEHNTPAVDSGAPLPLDATDRTLLNKLSRDGRASLSGLATAADRSPASIRRHLDRLREAGALSFAVDFDPGRLGYHLITRLWLNVAPAHLHTVGQALAGHPEIAFAAAVTGDANLVASGIFRDPADLYTYIDRRIGPLPGIHTLQTAPTLREIKRVAVGAR; from the coding sequence GTGGATTCAGGCGACTTGGACGAGCTCGACCAGCTCCTGCTCCGGGCCCTCCAGCTCGACGGCCGGGCGCACTTCAGCAGCGTCGCACGCGACCTCGGAGTCTCCGAACGCACCGTTACCCGCCGCTACCAGCGGCTGTGCGCCCAGGGTCTGCGCATCGTCGGCCAGCCCGTGGCATCCCGCCTCGGTCTGACCCGCTGGCTGCTACGGCTGCACTGCACCCCGGACGCCGCCGGGACCATCGCCGAGGCCCTCGCCCGCCGCCCCGACACCTACTGGGTCACCCTCGCCTCCGGCGGCACCGAGCTGTACTGCGCTCTGGACATCCGCACCTCCGACCAGCGCAACGCCCCGCTCCTGCGGAAGCTCCCCCGCACCGCGCAGGTGCTCTCCATGAGTGCCCACTGCATGCTCCACATCTTCGCCGGAGCCACCAGTACCTGGCACGCGACCCGCTTCCAGCCCGAGCACAACACCCCCGCGGTGGATTCCGGCGCCCCTCTTCCTCTGGACGCCACCGACCGGACCCTGCTCAACAAACTGTCACGCGACGGCCGCGCCTCCCTGTCCGGGCTCGCCACCGCCGCCGATCGTTCTCCCGCCAGCATCCGGCGTCACCTGGACCGTCTTCGCGAGGCGGGGGCCCTGAGCTTCGCCGTCGACTTCGATCCCGGCCGGCTCGGCTACCACCTGATCACCCGCCTCTGGCTGAACGTCGCCCCCGCCCACCTCCACACGGTCGGACAGGCCCTCGCCGGCCATCCCGAGATCGCCTTCGCCGCCGCCGTCACCGGCGATGCGAACCTGGTGGCCAGCGGCATTTTCCGGGACCCGGCCGACCTGTACACGTACATCGACCGGCGCATCGGCCCCCTCCCCGGCATTCACACCCTCCAGACGGCCCCCACCCTCCGTGAGATCAAGCGGGTGGCGGTCGGCGCACGGTGA
- a CDS encoding isopenicillin N synthase family dioxygenase, translated as MASDSMASDPMASDRVPVVDLSPWHSSDSTARRQLADRVDRALQSTGFLLVAGEGITPGLPGLPDLPDRVRAAAHDFFHLPPAVKERYVQNAGRRGWIGRERVAAARSEGGDTPPDLLEVWSCTAGSAARSGGVEKLPRHWPDEVPALLPLVTEYTERMRVLADTVLEIMATALGLPVDFLTRHTVRPHWDFTINWYPPVDETGPAAPGQFRVGPHTDFGLITILDRQPGKGGLQIHDDEEGWRDAPHRPGTVTLNIGDLMARWSGDRWRSGRHRVLPPPSEAPQEELISLVYFHACAPETSIASLPAPLGRRSYAPVLAGEYFRSRLESIHTTK; from the coding sequence ATGGCCTCCGACTCCATGGCTTCCGACCCCATGGCTTCCGACCGCGTTCCCGTGGTCGACCTCAGCCCCTGGCACTCGAGCGACAGCACGGCCCGTAGACAACTCGCGGACCGTGTGGACCGGGCCCTTCAGAGCACCGGGTTCCTCTTGGTGGCCGGAGAGGGCATCACACCTGGCCTGCCCGGTCTGCCTGACCTGCCCGACCGGGTGCGCGCCGCCGCGCACGACTTCTTCCACCTCCCCCCGGCCGTCAAGGAACGCTATGTCCAGAACGCGGGCCGGCGTGGGTGGATCGGCCGGGAGCGGGTGGCCGCCGCCCGGTCCGAGGGCGGGGACACCCCGCCGGATCTGCTGGAGGTCTGGTCCTGCACGGCCGGCTCCGCCGCCCGCTCGGGCGGTGTGGAGAAGCTGCCCCGGCACTGGCCCGACGAGGTTCCGGCCCTGCTTCCACTGGTCACCGAGTACACCGAGCGGATGCGCGTACTGGCCGACACCGTCTTGGAGATCATGGCGACGGCACTGGGCCTGCCTGTCGACTTCCTCACCCGCCACACGGTCCGCCCGCACTGGGACTTCACCATCAACTGGTATCCGCCGGTCGATGAGACCGGCCCCGCCGCCCCCGGCCAGTTCCGCGTCGGTCCGCACACCGACTTCGGCCTCATCACCATCCTGGACCGGCAGCCCGGCAAGGGCGGTCTGCAGATTCACGACGACGAGGAAGGCTGGCGGGACGCCCCTCACCGGCCCGGCACGGTCACCCTCAACATCGGTGATCTGATGGCCCGCTGGAGCGGGGACCGCTGGCGCTCGGGCCGCCACCGTGTCCTGCCCCCGCCGTCCGAGGCACCGCAGGAAGAGCTGATCTCACTGGTCTACTTCCACGCCTGCGCACCGGAGACCAGCATCGCCTCGCTGCCGGCTCCGCTGGGTCGCAGGTCCTACGCTCCCGTGCTCGCGGGGGAGTACTTCCGGAGCAGACTGGAGTCCATCCACACCACGAAGTGA